In the genome of Mangifera indica cultivar Alphonso chromosome 9, CATAS_Mindica_2.1, whole genome shotgun sequence, the window CTTAGGTTGTGCCTTATCCTGTAACTCCTAGCACGGTCCACATGCGGGTGGGCCTTGCTGGTGCCAAAACAAGTCTATGGGAAGatgcaaaaataaaacaacctaGGTGGGCTTAAACTGTACATATGATAAAAGACTTGCTGCTGCTCATTTACGCGCCATGTGTTTTCTCTCTGTTTCTCTACGTTGCAGGTTCACAAGATGCTTCTTTTCAAAAGGCACTTCAATATTAATCGATCAAGCATCCGCAATTCTCACCCAGAGAAAACACAAAGAGCTTAGACTCACAATATGAAGTCGATTCTCGCTTCACGTTTGGTTGATTCACAGCCTTTGCTTCCTAGACTCATGTAAATGCTTCTGCTATTTACTCTTTTaactgtttcttttttcttaacttgGCCAAGTTTAGTTAGGGGTCCAGTTGTcgttttgtcaaaattttttggttttcttgagTTTATGCTTGTCTTCTCATCTGGGTTTTTTGTAATGCTAGAGgaaaatgtgtttgatttatgtAGGGTTCTGTTGTGGAATATATGTTTAAAGAAAGAGATTTCTTCCCATTAGATTAGAGCgtgaaaagatttaaatttctgatcttcttaatttttaaagatatgttTTTTAGTTTGTCATCTTTTTCTGATTATTTTGAGGCAGTAAAATGGCTGCTGCGTTCAAAAATGGGAGACTGTTGTCAACTAGTTCAAACAAGGGAGATGGGACACTAGGTGACAAGTCGCCTTCAATGGAGAAGGTAATTTTACTGCATTGATGAAGGCCTCTAATGATTTTGACTTTTTCCTTTTGATTCATACTTCACATTGTACTATTTCTAACTATTACTTGCCTCTGATTTGCTTAGATACTTGTTTTTGGTGGAAACGGCTTTGTTGGTTCGCATATCTGTAGGGAAGCTCTAGAGCGTGGTTTGACCGTGCATAGCCTTAGCACGTATTCCGTCCTATAACTGATAATCTGTATAATCCATATAGCTGTTGAATTCATacctcaaattttttttttttttaaagaaatatcaCAGAGGACATTCATGAATTTTCTGGGCTTCTACCTGATATCTGGACAGTTGAGTGAAGTTGGCTCGTAAATGTTTGACAGGTTCACACTTTTCTATAACCGCAGAAGGGCaagaaaacaatatataaatattaccttctttttcttttccaacaGATTACTATTACGATTGTGCTTCCTTATACCTACCCttatatgtaaattattatatatttgtttaaacacATTGAACAGTTTGTGCACTTTGTTGCTATTACTAGGTCTGGTAGGCCATCTTATCAGGATTCTTGGACCAACAGCATTGTCTGGCATCAAGGTGAGAGTTTACTAGACAAATTATGGTAACTTGTTGATCAAGTCTAACACTGTCTGGCTTCTGAATTGCAGGAGATCTGCTTTCGCCTGACTCATTGAAGAGTGCATTGACTGGAGTGACCTCTGTGGTATGTGATCTTACATAGTGATTCTGTGAGTCTAGGTCAGTATAAGAactataatcataaaataaaatctgtGGAAAAAGTTAAAGGTAGCAATTAATATGATCATATATCTTCATAACCTCAATTTGCCTATAATTAGCATATGGTTTGACTGTGTATGtgattttatgatgtaatttcgTTGCTGTAAGGCTTAGATATATTTTCTATGCAACCTCAATTTGCCTATCACTACCATGGCTTGATTGTGTATGAGAATTTACAATGTAATTTGATAGCATATGACATATATGTTGAGCAGATGAAGTTTCCCCTGTTTAGAGGCTCCATTTGAAGTTGATAATTGTGATCGATCTCTGATTTTTCTTGCCGTGCATGAAAATTCTTCTAAGATGTATTTCTGTCTTCTGTTTATGAACAATTTGTTGTTTCAATTAATGCAGATTCTTAAGCATGCCAAACTGCTGTCTAAAATTCAGCTAATTGGTCCACTGTTTATACCTCTAGTCCATGTAACATCCGTGGCTAAGGTAGCTGTAACCGCTGCGATGGATCCACCCTTCCCTCCTGGCATCATCGACATACATGGTATACTACAACTTGCCCACCAAAAATCAGCTTAGACTTTTTAGGGGATCTGTCCTctgttatcttttattactactGTTCTCATTATGTATATCAAAAACTGGCAATCTGATAGTGGGAAAAATAAGATTGTTCTGACATAGAGCCGTTGCCGATATAAGAGGTACCGTGTCTCTTGTACATTGAATATTGATTATTGTATGTTTACATTATATCAAGCCAATAAAAATGTGTGTTCACTTTGTTAATCTTCCTTCAATCTGGCTGTGATAATTAACCCCCTCACTCTTTGGCAAATGTTTAAGGAACTTTTTCTTTCAATGTTCCATGACCAGCT includes:
- the LOC123226156 gene encoding uncharacterized protein LOC123226156 isoform X1 — its product is MKSILASRLVDSQPLLPRLIKMAAAFKNGRLLSTSSNKGDGTLGDKSPSMEKILVFGGNGFVGSHICREALERGLTVHSLSTSGRPSYQDSWTNSIVWHQGDLLSPDSLKSALTGVTSVILKHAKLLSKIQLIGPLFIPLVHVTSVAKVAVTAAMDPPFPPGIIDIHGILQLAHQKSA
- the LOC123226156 gene encoding uncharacterized protein LOC123226156 isoform X2 → MKSILASRLVDSQPLLPRLISNKGDGTLGDKSPSMEKILVFGGNGFVGSHICREALERGLTVHSLSTSGRPSYQDSWTNSIVWHQGDLLSPDSLKSALTGVTSVILKHAKLLSKIQLIGPLFIPLVHVTSVAKVAVTAAMDPPFPPGIIDIHGILQLAHQKSA